TTAGTAGCTCTTTAAAGGTATTATTAAAAGATGCGAAAGTAGAACTAACAACTGGCGTTAGTAAAAATAATCCTTTTATTATTTCACGTCTATCTTTAGCCTCAAGCCCGTTTTTCTCAGCCATTTTTTCATCATTAAATATAACGCTAAGAGCTCGTAAATTTGTTCTAACAGCTTCTTTCCAAGCAAAGATAGTAGCTTTATGCAGATTAAGTGCTTCTTTAAAAAGCTTGATTCTTGCGTTAAAAAGCTTTGTCTTGTAGGATTTCTCATCAAGATCAAGCTCCATCATAAATGGCATACTCTTTTGTATTTCTTCATTGCTCTGATTAAAAGTACCATTTAAAAAGCTATCAAGTTCTTCACTTCTGCCAATTAATTTTTGACGTCTAACAAAGTCACCATTAAGTTTGTTGAGATGGTCTATCTTGGTGTTAAGTTCTAAAATTTTCTCTTCAAGCTGAGTTATTTGAGCTTTTAGTTCGTTTAATTTTGCTTCATTCTTCTCTTTATTTTCACTATTTTGCTTACTTGCTTTCAAATTTTGCTCAGCTATTTGGCGATTTATCTCACTAACTTTTTGCGCTTCATTGTTATATTTTTCAAAAGCTTGTGTCTTTAAAATTTGCTGGAAAATAAAAAATAATGGCTTTGGAGGCGCACTGAGATACTCTTGTAAAATTTCATTTTGGTCAATAAGCTTTGTTAGCTCGTTAGCTTCAGTAGTCTTTTGCTCTAGCTCATTTTTGCTCAAATCTAGTTCATCTATTAGTGGCCTTAAAAGCTCGTCTATTTGCCTTGCTGAATTATAGTTATCAAGTCTTTTATCGATATTTATAAGCTCACTATTTATACTTTTTAGCTCCTCTTCTTTGATCCTGATCTCGCTAAAAAGTAGATTTACTTCGTATAGGGCTTGATTAAATTTCTCCTTTGCCTCGTCGTAATCATCAATTCCTTCTCCAGTAGCCAAGTATTTGCCAAGCCCCATCAAAAAACCATCTTGTTCTATAAATTCTTTAAATTCTTTTGAAACATCTTCAAACTGACTATGCGTTTTTTCGATCTTTACGCCATTAATCGCGTTAAAAATAAAATTTAACTTATTTTGCTTTGAGCCAAGAGGTATGCAAAAAAGTCCCCATGCAGGTTTTGAGATAAAAGATTTTTCTCCAAAATTTGTCTTTTCATCGGCCGAGAGAAGCCTTGTAGCTATAAATTTAAAATAATCAATCTCGCCTGCGTAACTACCGATGCTTTTTAATTGGCTAAGCTCTTTACTTAAAATTTCAACCGCACCGTTATTACAAGAGCTAACAACCATCTCATAGCCCTGAAGTTCTTTATTTAGAGTAAAATAAAGCACCTTATCGCTACTATCTCGAACTGGAGAAAAGATATCATGTCTACTCATTTGTGCGAGCTTCATCGCTCTAAGTGTAACAACTTCAGCCATTACGTCTTTTAAAAGCGTTGTTTTACCAGTGCCTGGAGCGCCATTTACGCTATAAATTCCACCACTTTTTTCTTTAAATTTTTTAATGATGTTATTAACGGCAATTTGCTGTGAAAAATTTAGAGCGAAGTCACTAGCAAAGGCCGATCTTGGATACTCTTCTGCTTTAAAAAAATCTCTAACAAGCCTTTTATTTTGCTCATCCCTTACATCAAGTCTTTCAAATTTATTCTCACTGCCCTCGTCCAAAAACTGATCCGTTAGCTCATGCGTCCTGCCTGACTCGTAAAATTTTATAAGCAAATTTATATCATCTATAAAAAAGCTATTTAAAAGGCTATCATTTTCTTTAAAATTTGGATTTATAATCTTTATTTCAAGCCTTAAGAAATCATTACAAAATGGTGTTTTAAGTGCACTTTTTAGCTCATCGTTTATAAGCTTTATATATTTGCCAAATTCCATTTTTTCTTTATAGATAGATAGCTTGTCTTTTATGCGCTCGCACTCTTTGCTAAAGTCACTTTGGCTTATCTCTTTTAGATGATCTAGGCGAGCCATTGCCCAAGGAGCTGTTGAGATGAAAAGATCATCAGACGAGTTTGGTGTAAAAAACGGAGTTAAATCATCATCTAAATTTACATCTTTTAAAGCAAAATTTTGATCATCTTTACAAAATACCAAATCACCAGTAAGCTTAAATTTATAGCAAAATGCCTTATCAAAGCTCGTTTGCTCAGATCGCAGCTCATCCAAAATTTGCTCTTTTTCAAATTTTGAATTTGCTAGCTTTGAGATATAAATGGCAAGCAAATCAGTCTCAAAAATACCGCCATAAATAGAAATTTCTATACCATTTTTTAAAAGCGAGCTATCAAATGCCCTTAAAATTTGTAGAAATTTCTCATCAAAATTTGTAATGTCAAGGTCTATTGATTTTTTAAATTTGGTATTTGTCCTTTTTGGCTCGTCTAAGGTTTTTGGCTCTAAATATTGTGATAATAAAAAGTATTTTAAGGTATTTGCCTTGCTCAAATTTATGCCCTATTTCGTTATTATTTAGTGATTATAATCCATTTTATATATGATTAAACTAAACTTGTAATCATTGTATAAGTAATTTTTGGCTAATATCGCGGCTATGATAAAGGCAAAAAAGCACTTTGGACAGAATTTTTTACAGGACAAAGCGACACTAGATAAGATCATCCAAGCGATACCCAATGACGTAGAAAACGTTGTTGAGATTGGGCCTGGCTTAGGTGATTTGACATTTAGACTTTTGCAAATTTACAAGACGACCTGTTTTGAGATAGATTGTGAGCTGTTTCAAATTTTAAAGGCTAAATTTGCAAATGAGATCCAAAATGGACAATTAAAACTTTTTTGTAAAGATGCATTAGAGCAGTGGCAAGAAGAGGGCGGACTAAGTAGCCAGAACTACTTTTTAGTCGCAAATTTACCCTATTACGTTGCTACGAAGATGATAATAAATGCGATAGATGACGAAAAATGCCTTGGACTTATCGTGATGATACAAAAAGAGGTTGCTCTTAAATTTAGTGCAAAGAGCAGGGATAAAGAATTTAGCGCTTTATCGATCCTCGCCTCACTCCAAGGCAGGTGTGAGCTTTTGTTTGACGTGGATGCAAAGCTTTTTAATCCACCTCCAAAGGTCACATCCTCAGTCATCAAACTACAAAAAACAAAAAAGATTTTTGGCAAAGACGGGATTTTCAAAGATGCAAAACAATACGAGGCTTTTAAAGTATTTTTAAGAGCTGCGTTTGCTTCTCCAAGAAAGACGCTTTTGAAAAATTTATCCACAAATTTTGACAAAAAGGTGTTAGAAGAAATTTTTGAAGACCTAGGCTTAGCTCAAAATTTACGTCCACACGAGCTAGATGTCGATTCTTATCTAAAAGTATTTGAAAGATTAAAGGAAGATAATGAACGACAAAAACGAAGAGAAAGTTGTAACTAACCAAAGCAAAAACAACAAAAGACGAAGATTTAGACCAAAAAATAAACCAAAACAAGAGGGCGAAACTACCGAGCAAGCTTCACTAGCAAGCAAAAGCGTAATAGATAACTTCTTTGCAGCAGAGCAGGCTGAAGCCAAAACGCACGCCGAGCCAAAGAGCCAAAATTCTCGCCCAAAAAAGCCAAGAAATAACAAAAATCAAAACAAAAATGGCGAAAACAATAAGCCAAAAGAGCAAAAACAAGAATCACAAGAAACAAAAACCAAAACACAAGAACAAAAAGAAAAGCCTAAAAAAGCTAAAAAGCCAAAGAAAAATTTACCTGCAAAACTAAATGGTAATGAACAATGGCAGCAAGACATTGCAAGTGCAATGGTGGCAAACAAGGCCGTTCACGAGCTTCGTCTGGAGCCTATGAAGTATCTAAACTCAAGCGAACACAAAATTCGTATAACGCCACTTGGCGGTCTTGGCGAGATCGGCGGAAATATGACGATATTTGAGACCGATACGAGTGCTATCATCGTTGACATCGGCATGAGTTTTCCAAGCGAGAGTATGCACGGCGTGGATATCCTAATCCCGGACTTTGACTATGTTAGAAAAATAAAAGACAAGATAAAAGGCGTCATTATCACTCACGCGCACGAGGATCATATCGGCGCGGTGCCCTACTTTTATAAAGAGTTTAAATTTCCGATTTACGCCACACCTTTGCCACTTGGTATGATAAATAACAAATTTGAAGAGCACGGCTTAAAGCAGGAGCGCTCACTTTTCCGTTCTGTCGAGAAAAGAAAGCCATATCTAATAGGCGACTTTGAGGTCGAGTGGATACATATCACCCACTCCATCATCGACGCTAGCGCACTTGCGATCACGACAAAGGCAGGCACCATCATCCATACGGGTGACTTTAAGATTGACCACACGCCGATAGATGGCTACCCAACAGACCTTGGCAGACTCGCATACTACGGCGAGCGCGGCGTGCTGTGTCTCATGAGCGATAGCACGAACAGCTACAAAGAGGGCTTTACAAAGAGCGAAAGCAGCGTTGGCAAGACCTTTGACGCGATATTTTCTAAAGCCAAAGGCCGCGTGATAATGAGTACATTTAGCTCCAACATCCACCGCGTTTATCAAGCGATCGAGTGGGGGCTAAAATACAACCGCAAAGTCTGCGTCATCGGTAGATCAATGGAGAGAAATTTATATACTGCAATGGAGCTTGGCTATATCAAGCTTGATAAGAAAATTTTTATCGATGCAAACGAGGTTGGCAAATTTAAAGATAACGAAGTGCTGATCGTTACCACAGGCTCTCAGGGTGAGACTATGAGTGCACTCTACAGAATGGCTACTGATGAACACAAATACATCAAAATAAAGCCAACCGATCAGATAATAATCAGCTCAAAGGCGATCCCTGGCAATGAAAGCAGTATCTCAACTGTATTAAATTTCCTAATAAAATCAGGCGCAAGCGTCGCTTATCAAGACTTTAGCGAGATCCACGTCAGCGGTCACGCAGCACAAGAAGAGCAAAAGCTGATGCTTCGCCTCATAAAACCAAAATTTTTCTTACCGGTGCATGGCGAGTACAATCATATCGCAAAGCACAAAGAGACAGCTATAAGCTGCGGCGTAGATGAGAGAAATATCTATCTAATGAGCGATGGCGATCAAATGGAGATCTGTCAAAAATACTTAAAGCGTGTAAAAACGGTAAAAACTGGTAAAGTCTTCATAGACAATCAAATAAATAAACAAATCTCAGACGATGTCGTCATCGATAGACAAAACCTTGCTGAAGCAGGTGTTGTCATGATAATCGCTCAAATTTCACGTCATGGCGCAAAGCTCATAAACAAGCCTCGTGTCATTAGCTACGGCCTTGTGGGCAATAAACAAGATGCGGAGTTTAGCAAAGAGATGCAAGAAATTTTGACGCAGTTTTTAAGCAACGTCAAAGAGGAGCTTTTAAAAGATGGCAGACTGCTCGAGTCACAAGTGCGTCAAGTGATTAGAAAGCATATCTTTAGAAAGGTCAAAAAGTACCCAACTATCGTGCCGATTATCTATCTAATGTAAGGGAAATTTATGCAAGCAATCAACCAAATCGCAGCCGAAGTTTTAAAGATAGAAGCAAACGAGCTTTTAAGACATGCTAAAAACTTAGAGATAGAAGATGCTGTAAATTTGATATTTAATACAAAAGGCAAGGTCATAGTAACAGGCGTAGGCAAGAGCGGTCATGTAGGTGCAAAGATTGCTGCCACGCTTGCGAGCACCGGCACGCCAAGCTTTTTCTTACACCCAACAGAGGCTATGCATGGCGACCTTGGCATGATAGAAAAAGATGATGTTTTGTTAGCCATTAGCTTCAGTGGCGAAAGCGATGAGCTTATCAAAATTTTACCTCACGTAAAGCGCTTTGGTGTAAAGATCGTCGCAATGGCAAGGAGCAAAATAAGCTCGCTTGGTAAATTTAGCGATGCATTTATTAGCATAGATGTAGAAAAAGAGGCGTGCCCACTAAATGCCGCTCCAACAGCATCAACTACACTAACGTTAGCTCTTGGCGATGCATTGGCTGTTTGTTTGATGCAAAGGCGAGGCTTTAAAAAAGAGGACTTTGCAAATTTTCATCCAGGTGGCAGCCTTGGCAAGAGGCTATTTTTAAAGGTCAAAGATGTGATGAGAAGCGAAAATTTACCGATAGTTCGCTGGAATGCGAGCCTAAAAAAAGCAATCGATACTATGACACACGGTAAACTTGGCACGGTCCTAATCGTCGATAAAGATGGTGTGTTAGATGCTATTTTAAGCGACGGCGATCTTAGACGTGCACTTATGCGAGAAGACTTTGACCTAGACGAGCCAGCTATGAAATATGCCACTTTGCATCCAAAAGAGATAAACGATAAGGAAATGTTAGCTGTGGATGCATTAGCCCTGATAGAAAAATATAAAATTCAGCTTCTAGCCGTTGTAGAAAATGGCGTGCCCGTGGGTGTTTTACACATCCATGACCTTGCAAATTTAGGACTATAAAATGGAAAAAACAAGACTAAATAAATTTATCTCACATAACACAAATTACTCACGCCGTGAGGCAGATGAGCTGATAAAAGCTGGTAAGGTTAGCATAGCAGGACGAGTGGTTAGCGACCTTGCCACAAGCGTAGATGAAGATGACAAAGTACGTATAAATGGTCGTTTGATAAAGCTAAAAAAGGAATTTACTGTTATCGTCTATCATAAACAAAAGGGTGAACTAGTTAGCAAAAAAGATGACCGCGGACGAAAGACGATCTATGACACGCTGGATAAGAAATTTGCAAAATTTGTTAGCGTAGGGCGCTTAGACTATGCAAGTGAGGGGCTGCTTTTACTAACTGATGCTCCAGCGATCGCCACAGCTCTCATGAATAGCGATTTAGAGCGCGAATACTACCTAAAAGTAAAAGGCGAGGTGACAAAAGAGGTGATAGAAGCGATGACAAATGGCTTTTTCGCCAAGGACGCCACCAAAGGCGCACATGCAAAAACTACTATAAAATCAATGGAATTTAAGCCATTTCTAGCCTATAAAGTCTTTGGCTCAAGTGGTGGCTATACAAAACTAAAGGTCATCATCAACGAGGGGCAAAATAGGGAGCTTCGCCGCTTCTTTGGATACTTTGACCTTGAAGTGATGGATCTAAAAAGGGTTAGCTTTGGGCGAGTCAGCCTTGATATGCTAAAGCCTGGCAAATGGCGCTACTTTGAAAATAGCGAATACGAAGACCTAAGAGACTTTTTAAAGGTTAATAGCGTTAGATACTAACATCAGGCTTGTTTCTCCAACAAAGAGGCAAGCCAAACCATAATAACTACAAATTTACAAAAATGGAGAAAAAATGAAAAAGGCTGTTCTTTTATCCGTGATCCTACTAACTACCAGCTTCTCTAAGGATATAGTGGAGCTTGGAATTGAAGCCTATGATCAAGGCAATTATTATAAGGCGGCCGAGATATTTAGCACGGCTTGCGATGATGGAAATGCTGAATGCTGCAATATGCTAGGGGCTTTATACTCAGATGGTCTTGGCGTCAAAGTAGACTATCATAAAGCAGCCTGGCTATATAAAAAAGCTTGTGATGGCAAAAGCGCTATCGCTTGTAGTAATTTGGGAGACCAATATAGGGACGGAATAGGTGTAAAACAAGACATTCGTAAAGCGATTGAGCTATACGAAAAAGCTTGTGAAGGCAAATATGCTGAAAGTTGTTTTTATTTGGGATTTTTTTATGAAAATGGACAACTAACAAAACAAGACTACTATAAAGCAGCCTGGCTCTATGAAAAAGCTTGCGATAGCGAATACGCCAATGGTTGCCACAATTTAGGAGTTTTGTATATGAATGGCAATGGTGTAAAGCAAGATTATATAGAAGTAGCCAAATTGTTTGAAAAAGCTTGTGAAGCCGATGTGGGTGAGAGCTGCTCAAATTTAGGGGTTTTATACGAAAATGGGCAAGGTGTGCAACAAGACTTTCACAAGGCAGCCAAATTGTTTGAAAAAGCTTGTGATGATGGATATTCTCAAAGCTGTAATAATTTAGGAAATTTTTACTCAAAGGGGCAATCAGTAAAACAAGACTACCTAAAAGCAGCCAAACTATGGCAAAAAGCATGTGATGATGAAATTGGCCAAAGTTGTTCTAATTTGGGAGTTTTATATTTAAAAGACCAGGGTATAAAACATGACTATATCAAAGCAATTAAACTATTTAAAAAAGCTTGTGATTTAGGATATCAGACAGGATGTGATTATTATAAAAAAATAAACAATAGCAACATAGACATAATAAGAATAAACTAGTAGTAGATTTTAGGCAGTAAATTTAAATCAAACGAGCTCTGCTAAATTTAGAGCTCATGCAAATTTATATCTTATTTTCTGAAAGTAGGATGTTTATATATGGATTTAGTAGCGTCTCACCACGTGCTGCGTAAAGCAAGACCTCTTTAAAATAGTTATCATTTATGCCATAGGTGTGAAACTCATATGCCCCTATGCCGTATCCCATAGGCGTGATATCAACCCTTGAGTACCAAGCATTTTGCGCTAGAATATAGCGATTCGTATCTCTTGAATAAACATATAGCTTTATCTTATCTTTGCTCTTTTGTGCCATATACCAGATGAAAGAATTTGTGATGTCGTTAAAAAAGTAGATGTCGCCATTTGGCATGATGGCTTGGGCTGTGTCGTTGTTATCAGCGATAAGCGTCCTACTCTCATAACATATAAATTTATTTGGCGTAAGTTGCTCGATCGGCTCTGATTTGCCGTTATTTAAAACTAAAATTTTATCATCACTTATGTCGGCATTATAGGCAAGCACGGCTAAAACTAGGGCTAACAAACACAAAGAAAAAATTTGCTTTATCAAAATAAAAATCCTCTTAGCAAATAATATTTTAGGACATAAAGCGCGCAGATCAGCACACAAACACCTAGCCAGATCGATGAAAATTTAAGCTTGTGTGAGTAGTTAGTCTTTGTGATAATCTCAACAAGATACGGCATAAGGCCGTAAAAAACGCCCAGAAACAAACTGCCCCAAATGAGATAGCCAACATAAAAATAGTCACCTTTTAGCATGCAGTATGGGCATTTATGGTTCGGCTGCTCGTAAACATAAAGGCCAAAAAAATAGGTGATGGCATAGTAGCTAAGCACCAAAAACAACAAATTTGCCACGAAGCTCGCCATACTTTGCTTTAAAAAATTTAGCACCAAAATGACAAAAAATAGCACGAAAAAGACGCTTACTAAGCCAAAATTTGTATAGCCAAATGGTAGCTTTGGAGCTTGAAAAGTAACAGAACAGCAAAAGACCGGCACTTTTAGTGGGATATTGTAAAAAAACGAAATTTCTATGCCAAGCTCAAGTAGTATCATGACAAAAAGGCAGATGAAAATGGCATATTTTTTCTTTAGATAAGGGAAATTTAGAGCCTGCAAGTCAAGCTTATTTATAACCAGCCAAATGCCAAGCCCAAAGATCAGTAAAATTTTAGTGAGCATCAATATACCACCAAATTTATTTGAGCCAATCACGCCAGCTGAGCACATGGCGCCGGGTACAATATCAGAGAGTTCATTTAGGCAAAGTGCAAAAAACATAAACAATACGATCTTGATACAGACACAAAAAAGTAAGATCGTATTTACAAGGTAGTTTTGTTTTTCAAGCGAGTATTGAAGCGATGTTAGTGCATTGTAGTCCCACGACCTCACGATCCTAACGACGTAAAAGAGCGAAATACTCATCAAAACTAACAGTACAAACTCCGCTAACAAAAAGGCAATAACGGCATTTGATAAAAAGACACTCATACTATCTCTCCGTTTTGCAAGCTGACAACCCTATCTGTTGCACTTAGCTCATCAAAAATACTATCGTGAGTAGCGACAATGACACTCTTTTTTAGAGTTTTAAAAGACTCTAGTAAGCCCAAAAATGCACGTGCATTTTGTCTATCTAAATTTGCCGTTGGCTCATCAGCCAAGATGATATCAGCATCCATAGATAAAGCTCTAGCTACCGCGCATCTTTGACGCTCGCCACCACTTAAATTTGATACGTTCTCATCTTTTTTATGAGCGATATTTGCGAGACTTAGAGCCTTTTTTATCATCTCATCTCGCACATTTGCCTTGAAATTTGTTAAAGCAAATGGAGCTAGTAAATTTTCATATACACTTAGACCCTCAATAAGGTTAAAATTTTGAAATACAAGTCCAAGCCTTTTGTGTCTAAGCTCAGAGCAAAAGGCATCAGGTAGCTTTGCGATATTAGTGCCATCTATCAAAATTTCTCCACTAGTTGGCTTTTGAAGTAGGGCAATGAGCGAAAGTAGGGTGCTTTTACCGCTTCCACTAATGCCTTTTAGTATCACTAGCTCGCCGTCATTAATATCTAAATTTATATTTTTTAAAGCACAAAACTCATTTTGTTTGTTTTGGTTATAAACTAGGCTAACACCTCTTATATTTATCATTTTAGCCCCTCATTTATGTCACTACTTGCTACTCTCCATGAAGGTATGAGCACAAACGCCAAAAATGGTATCACACCAAAAACAAAGATCAAAAAGAGCTTATCAAACTCTAAAATAGGCGTAAAATTTGTAAAATTTAAAAGCTCGTCACCTAAAAATATCCCTTTTAAAAGTGGAGCGTTTAATACAAAAACAAAGAGATAAGCCAGCATAACACCGAGTAAAAAAGCACTAACGCTCACGATGAAATTTTGTATAAATTTTAAAAATATAATATCTTTTATACAAAAACCAATGCTTCTTAAAATAGCTATTTCGCGCTTTTTACTACC
This is a stretch of genomic DNA from Campylobacter concisus. It encodes these proteins:
- a CDS encoding pseudouridine synthase gives rise to the protein MEKTRLNKFISHNTNYSRREADELIKAGKVSIAGRVVSDLATSVDEDDKVRINGRLIKLKKEFTVIVYHKQKGELVSKKDDRGRKTIYDTLDKKFAKFVSVGRLDYASEGLLLLTDAPAIATALMNSDLEREYYLKVKGEVTKEVIEAMTNGFFAKDATKGAHAKTTIKSMEFKPFLAYKVFGSSGGYTKLKVIINEGQNRELRRFFGYFDLEVMDLKRVSFGRVSLDMLKPGKWRYFENSEYEDLRDFLKVNSVRY
- a CDS encoding KpsF/GutQ family sugar-phosphate isomerase, with product MQAINQIAAEVLKIEANELLRHAKNLEIEDAVNLIFNTKGKVIVTGVGKSGHVGAKIAATLASTGTPSFFLHPTEAMHGDLGMIEKDDVLLAISFSGESDELIKILPHVKRFGVKIVAMARSKISSLGKFSDAFISIDVEKEACPLNAAPTASTTLTLALGDALAVCLMQRRGFKKEDFANFHPGGSLGKRLFLKVKDVMRSENLPIVRWNASLKKAIDTMTHGKLGTVLIVDKDGVLDAILSDGDLRRALMREDFDLDEPAMKYATLHPKEINDKEMLAVDALALIEKYKIQLLAVVENGVPVGVLHIHDLANLGL
- a CDS encoding DEAD/DEAH box helicase — protein: MSKANTLKYFLLSQYLEPKTLDEPKRTNTKFKKSIDLDITNFDEKFLQILRAFDSSLLKNGIEISIYGGIFETDLLAIYISKLANSKFEKEQILDELRSEQTSFDKAFCYKFKLTGDLVFCKDDQNFALKDVNLDDDLTPFFTPNSSDDLFISTAPWAMARLDHLKEISQSDFSKECERIKDKLSIYKEKMEFGKYIKLINDELKSALKTPFCNDFLRLEIKIINPNFKENDSLLNSFFIDDINLLIKFYESGRTHELTDQFLDEGSENKFERLDVRDEQNKRLVRDFFKAEEYPRSAFASDFALNFSQQIAVNNIIKKFKEKSGGIYSVNGAPGTGKTTLLKDVMAEVVTLRAMKLAQMSRHDIFSPVRDSSDKVLYFTLNKELQGYEMVVSSCNNGAVEILSKELSQLKSIGSYAGEIDYFKFIATRLLSADEKTNFGEKSFISKPAWGLFCIPLGSKQNKLNFIFNAINGVKIEKTHSQFEDVSKEFKEFIEQDGFLMGLGKYLATGEGIDDYDEAKEKFNQALYEVNLLFSEIRIKEEELKSINSELINIDKRLDNYNSARQIDELLRPLIDELDLSKNELEQKTTEANELTKLIDQNEILQEYLSAPPKPLFFIFQQILKTQAFEKYNNEAQKVSEINRQIAEQNLKASKQNSENKEKNEAKLNELKAQITQLEEKILELNTKIDHLNKLNGDFVRRQKLIGRSEELDSFLNGTFNQSNEEIQKSMPFMMELDLDEKSYKTKLFNARIKLFKEALNLHKATIFAWKEAVRTNLRALSVIFNDEKMAEKNGLEAKDRREIIKGLFLLTPVVSSTFASFNNTFKELLNGDIGLLLIDEAGQANLTNALGALLRSNMAVVVGDPLQLEPVVTLPPALNNAILRYCDAKDEFNLLKSSVQLRADKVQNIGTYIKGDGKSIWVGSPLIVHRRCANPMFKISNETTYDDMMILGRGSESKLSDPNIKTEWIDVSSDEWIGNYNKAEGMIIKELLDGKLAKLKDSIKIITPFKDVCKNLKGAGTIHTMQGKEADVVIFVLGGATKGARAWAASTPNLLNVALTRAKEVVYIVGNRENWSNLPYFKVAARKIDKGQI
- a CDS encoding ABC transporter ATP-binding protein translates to MINIRGVSLVYNQNKQNEFCALKNINLDINDGELVILKGISGSGKSTLLSLIALLQKPTSGEILIDGTNIAKLPDAFCSELRHKRLGLVFQNFNLIEGLSVYENLLAPFALTNFKANVRDEMIKKALSLANIAHKKDENVSNLSGGERQRCAVARALSMDADIILADEPTANLDRQNARAFLGLLESFKTLKKSVIVATHDSIFDELSATDRVVSLQNGEIV
- a CDS encoding ribonuclease J, which produces MNDKNEEKVVTNQSKNNKRRRFRPKNKPKQEGETTEQASLASKSVIDNFFAAEQAEAKTHAEPKSQNSRPKKPRNNKNQNKNGENNKPKEQKQESQETKTKTQEQKEKPKKAKKPKKNLPAKLNGNEQWQQDIASAMVANKAVHELRLEPMKYLNSSEHKIRITPLGGLGEIGGNMTIFETDTSAIIVDIGMSFPSESMHGVDILIPDFDYVRKIKDKIKGVIITHAHEDHIGAVPYFYKEFKFPIYATPLPLGMINNKFEEHGLKQERSLFRSVEKRKPYLIGDFEVEWIHITHSIIDASALAITTKAGTIIHTGDFKIDHTPIDGYPTDLGRLAYYGERGVLCLMSDSTNSYKEGFTKSESSVGKTFDAIFSKAKGRVIMSTFSSNIHRVYQAIEWGLKYNRKVCVIGRSMERNLYTAMELGYIKLDKKIFIDANEVGKFKDNEVLIVTTGSQGETMSALYRMATDEHKYIKIKPTDQIIISSKAIPGNESSISTVLNFLIKSGASVAYQDFSEIHVSGHAAQEEQKLMLRLIKPKFFLPVHGEYNHIAKHKETAISCGVDERNIYLMSDGDQMEICQKYLKRVKTVKTGKVFIDNQINKQISDDVVIDRQNLAEAGVVMIIAQISRHGAKLINKPRVISYGLVGNKQDAEFSKEMQEILTQFLSNVKEELLKDGRLLESQVRQVIRKHIFRKVKKYPTIVPIIYLM
- the rsmA gene encoding 16S rRNA (adenine(1518)-N(6)/adenine(1519)-N(6))-dimethyltransferase RsmA, producing the protein MIKAKKHFGQNFLQDKATLDKIIQAIPNDVENVVEIGPGLGDLTFRLLQIYKTTCFEIDCELFQILKAKFANEIQNGQLKLFCKDALEQWQEEGGLSSQNYFLVANLPYYVATKMIINAIDDEKCLGLIVMIQKEVALKFSAKSRDKEFSALSILASLQGRCELLFDVDAKLFNPPPKVTSSVIKLQKTKKIFGKDGIFKDAKQYEAFKVFLRAAFASPRKTLLKNLSTNFDKKVLEEIFEDLGLAQNLRPHELDVDSYLKVFERLKEDNERQKRRESCN
- a CDS encoding SEL1-like repeat protein produces the protein MKKAVLLSVILLTTSFSKDIVELGIEAYDQGNYYKAAEIFSTACDDGNAECCNMLGALYSDGLGVKVDYHKAAWLYKKACDGKSAIACSNLGDQYRDGIGVKQDIRKAIELYEKACEGKYAESCFYLGFFYENGQLTKQDYYKAAWLYEKACDSEYANGCHNLGVLYMNGNGVKQDYIEVAKLFEKACEADVGESCSNLGVLYENGQGVQQDFHKAAKLFEKACDDGYSQSCNNLGNFYSKGQSVKQDYLKAAKLWQKACDDEIGQSCSNLGVLYLKDQGIKHDYIKAIKLFKKACDLGYQTGCDYYKKINNSNIDIIRIN